In Thermodesulfovibrionales bacterium, a genomic segment contains:
- a CDS encoding HypC/HybG/HupF family hydrogenase formation chaperone, protein MCLAVPSEIISLNDSIATISIGGAQREVSLLLLPEEVRVGDFVLIHAGFAIQKMDREAGLEAHRILHELKESGVFDSEELCL, encoded by the coding sequence ATGTGTCTCGCGGTCCCCTCAGAAATTATCAGTCTGAATGATTCGATAGCCACGATCAGCATCGGCGGCGCGCAGAGGGAGGTGAGCCTCCTTCTCCTTCCCGAGGAGGTGCGAGTCGGCGACTTCGTGCTTATTCACGCTGGATTTGCGATTCAGAAGATGGATCGTGAGGCGGGCCTGGAGGCGCATCGCATTTTACACGAGCTTAAGGAGTCAGGGGTTTTCGATTCAGAAGAACTCTGCCTGTGA
- the cybH gene encoding Ni/Fe-hydrogenase, b-type cytochrome subunit — translation MLKRVYVWEFPVRLTHWLNFAAILTLAITGFYIGAPFINAVREKQLIMAKFRFIHFIAAYVFVMAVLVRIYWWFVGNRYSHWDQFLPISSERRKNLYGTAEFYCFLREHCPESIGHTGIAGLTYFFLIILFVIEILTGFALYSQSHAGALWTLLGGWLFAIMNEGTVRLVHHCIMWLIAVFVILHIYIGWHNDIMERNGLMSSIFSGYKSRKA, via the coding sequence ATGTTAAAAAGGGTATATGTCTGGGAGTTTCCTGTAAGACTGACGCATTGGCTCAATTTCGCTGCGATCCTGACATTGGCGATAACCGGTTTTTACATCGGCGCTCCCTTTATCAATGCCGTTCGAGAGAAGCAGCTCATCATGGCGAAGTTCCGGTTCATCCACTTCATTGCGGCCTATGTCTTTGTTATGGCCGTCCTGGTACGGATTTACTGGTGGTTCGTGGGTAACCGCTACTCTCATTGGGATCAGTTTCTCCCGATCAGCAGCGAGAGACGAAAGAATCTCTACGGGACCGCGGAGTTTTACTGCTTCCTGAGAGAGCATTGCCCTGAGTCGATCGGCCATACCGGCATCGCCGGACTCACCTACTTCTTCCTCATCATCCTCTTCGTGATCGAGATACTCACGGGTTTTGCGCTTTATTCGCAGAGCCATGCGGGAGCATTGTGGACTCTGCTGGGCGGTTGGCTTTTTGCCATAATGAATGAGGGTACGGTGAGACTCGTCCACCATTGTATCATGTGGCTCATCGCCGTCTTCGTTATCCTCCATATCTACATCGGCTGGCATAACGACATCATGGAGAGAAACGGCCTCATGAGCTCAATCTTCAGCGGATACAAGTCGAGAAAGGCATAA
- a CDS encoding HyaD/HybD family hydrogenase maturation endopeptidase, with product MTTALIGLGNILLKDEGVGVHAVNTIGERYDFSPEIEIIDGGTLGLDLLHFFEGKEKILIIDAVDFRKEPGYVGILEGDAIPSSLFSKLSVHHIGLSDLLFAAKLKDLTPSKLCLIGVQPQSLELGLEMTDTIRDKMKDVIAMTIQKLKEWNIACVSRSPQKLSV from the coding sequence TTGACGACCGCGCTCATAGGTCTCGGCAACATTCTGCTCAAGGATGAAGGGGTCGGGGTTCATGCGGTGAACACCATAGGGGAGAGATATGATTTCTCTCCTGAAATTGAAATCATAGATGGTGGCACGCTTGGCCTCGACCTCCTCCATTTTTTTGAAGGCAAGGAAAAGATCCTCATCATCGACGCCGTGGATTTCCGGAAAGAGCCGGGTTATGTTGGTATTCTGGAGGGAGATGCGATTCCCTCTTCCCTTTTCTCAAAGCTGTCCGTTCATCACATCGGACTCTCCGATCTCCTCTTCGCCGCCAAGTTAAAGGACCTGACGCCGTCGAAGCTCTGCCTCATCGGCGTGCAACCGCAGTCCCTTGAGCTGGGACTCGAAATGACCGACACGATCCGTGATAAAATGAAAGATGTGATAGCGATGACGATCCAGAAATTGAAGGAGTGGAATATAGCATGTGTCTCGCGGTCCCCTCAGAAATTATCAGTCTGA